TGGATCAGGTTGGCGTTGCCGAACCTTCGATCCAGCGCGTGGGCTCTGACCGTATCGTCGTTCAGCTTCCAGGCCTTCAAGATCCGGCACAGCTTCGCCAGCTTCTCGGAAGCACGGCGAAAATGAGCTTCCACATGGTAGCGGACGCAAATCCGAATGATGCACCGCCGCCTGGCGTCAGCATTCTGCCGGATTCAAAAGATCCCAACATCAAATACCCGATTGAAGATCAGGTTGCCCTGTCCGGCGAGCGTCTGACCGATGCGCGTGCAGGATTTGATCAGCGTACCAACGAACCAATCGTTTCCTTCCGCTTCGACAGCCTTGGCGCACGTCAGTTTGCGGATATTACGACTAAGAACGTCAATCGGCCTTTTGCGATCGTTCTTGACGGCAAGGTGCTAAGCGCGCCGGTCATTCGTGAGCCAATCACGGGTGGTAACGGCCAGATCAGCGGTAGCTTCACAGTTCAGGACAGTGTTGTTCTCTCTGCACTCTTGCGCGCAGGCGCTCTACCCGCTCCACTTACCGTCATCGAAGAACGCACCGTTGGTCCCGACCTTGGTGGCGACGCCATCAAGATGGGTCTGATCACTGGTATTGCTGGCTTTATTCTGGTCGCAATCTTCATTCAGCTTCTTTATGGCGTTTGGGGCTTGATCGCCAATGTGGCGCTCCTGCTCCACACGCTGCTGACCTTTGCAGCATTGAGCCTTATCGGCGCGACGCTGACATTGCCCGGTATCGCCGGTATCATTTTGGGTATCGGAATCGCGGTTGACGCGAACATTCTTATTAACGAACGTATTCGGGAAGAAACGCGCAAAGGCCTTGGCGCGATGGCTGCCCTTGACCGAGGCTTCCATAGCGCTTTCGCAACAATCGTTGACTCCAACGTTACCTCGCTGATTTCGACCTTGCTTCTCTTCATGTTCGGCACAGGTCCGGTACGCGGCTTCGCTGTCGCCATGATGCTCGGTATCGTGATTTCGATGTTCACCGACGTGACGCTGGTTCGTATGGCGATGGGGTGGTATGTCCGCCGTCGTAAACTCAAGGTGCTTCACATCGAGCCACTGGTAAAGATTGCACCTGAAAACCCGAACTTCCGCTTCATGAATGCGCGTTTCTTCGGTATCGGCGTCTCCATTGTCTTGTCGATTGCTTCGATCGTGCTCTTCTTCAAGCCGGGGCTGAATTACGGTATCGACTTCAAGGGCGGTATTCAGGCAGAAATCACCACCTCACAACCAGCCGATCTCGGGCAGTTGCGTGAAAAGCTCGGTGGACTTGGCCTTGGTGAAGTTGCCCTGCAATCTGCCGGCAGCCCGAATGATGTGTTGATCCGTATTCAACGTCAGGATGGCGGCGAAGAAGCGCAGACAGTCGCAGTCAACAAGATGCGCGACGCCGTCACTGAAATCGATCCAGGCGTGAAGATTGAGCGTACAGAAGTTGTGGGACCAAAGGTCTCCGGCGAACTGGCCCGTTCAGGCTTCATCGCGGTCGTGCTTTCGGCACTCGGTATGCTCATCTATCTTTGGTGGCGCTTCGAGTGGTTCTTCGCAGTGGGCGCGATTATCACATTGATTCTCGATACCACGAAGATGGTCGGTTTCTTCGCACTGCTTCAGCTTGACTTCAACCTGACAGCCATCGCAGCGCTTCTGACCGCTATCGGTTACTCGGTAAACGATAAGGTCGTGGTTTATGACCGCATGCGTGAAAACATGCGCCTTTATAAATCGAAGCCTCTGCGTGAAATCGTTGACATGAGTATCAATCAAGTTCTCATCCGTTGTATCTATACTTCGGTCGTGACGTTCCTGTGTCTCTTGCCAATGGCAATTTGGGGCGGCAGCGCCGTTCATAATTTTGCCGTGCCGATGCTGTTCGGTATTTTCATTGCAACGACGTCGTCGATCTTCATCGCCGCGCCGATCCTGCTGTTGCTGGGCAACTGGTGGCAGCATCGTCAGGAAG
This sequence is a window from Ochrobactrum quorumnocens. Protein-coding genes within it:
- the secD gene encoding protein translocase subunit SecD, giving the protein MRTSKWVAVLYGLIVLIGVIIALPNFFTQQHLDAMPSWFPKRQVTLGLDLRGGSYLVLEVDAAGLKKDRMRALLDDARGKLRAERIQPQSIRAVGDSVIVTIPDADQRAKADTALKTLISQVNTSGFGAAINDIDVASSDNQIRLTLTQAGFSYRLDSALQQSLEIIRQRVDQVGVAEPSIQRVGSDRIVVQLPGLQDPAQLRQLLGSTAKMSFHMVADANPNDAPPPGVSILPDSKDPNIKYPIEDQVALSGERLTDARAGFDQRTNEPIVSFRFDSLGARQFADITTKNVNRPFAIVLDGKVLSAPVIREPITGGNGQISGSFTVQDSVVLSALLRAGALPAPLTVIEERTVGPDLGGDAIKMGLITGIAGFILVAIFIQLLYGVWGLIANVALLLHTLLTFAALSLIGATLTLPGIAGIILGIGIAVDANILINERIREETRKGLGAMAALDRGFHSAFATIVDSNVTSLISTLLLFMFGTGPVRGFAVAMMLGIVISMFTDVTLVRMAMGWYVRRRKLKVLHIEPLVKIAPENPNFRFMNARFFGIGVSIVLSIASIVLFFKPGLNYGIDFKGGIQAEITTSQPADLGQLREKLGGLGLGEVALQSAGSPNDVLIRIQRQDGGEEAQTVAVNKMRDAVTEIDPGVKIERTEVVGPKVSGELARSGFIAVVLSALGMLIYLWWRFEWFFAVGAIITLILDTTKMVGFFALLQLDFNLTAIAALLTAIGYSVNDKVVVYDRMRENMRLYKSKPLREIVDMSINQVLIRCIYTSVVTFLCLLPMAIWGGSAVHNFAVPMLFGIFIATTSSIFIAAPILLLLGNWWQHRQEAHKVLEDNAAAQK